From Corynebacterium pseudotuberculosis:
GTGTCGGAGGCTCCATCGACATGGAACGAGCGGTGGCAAGAAGTTACTAATGAGCTGCTGTCACAGTCTCAGGACCCGGAAAGTGGTATTTCCATTACGCGACAGCAAAGCGCCTACCTGCGTCTGGTTAAACCAGTTGCTTTTGTAGAGGGTATTGCCGTTTTAAGCGTTCCTCACGCCCGAGCGAAAAAAGAGATTGAAACTACGCTGGGACCTGTTATCACAGAGGTATTGTCTCGTAGACTAGGTCGACAATACAGTCTTGCAGTGAGCGTTCATGCTCCAGAGGAAAATCCAGAAGTATCCTCGGCCACTCCAGATGCTGTGTCTTATTACCAGGAACAATCTGCAGTTTCTGGACAATACGGAGCAACTTCAGCCAATGCTGACTTCCAGAATCAACAAAGCACGATATATCGCAAGCCACAGGAGTCGCAGTATCCTGTGACTTTTGGTGCTTCTTCATACGGAAATGAGAAGTACCAGGAAAATTCCCAAGACCAGGGCATTTCTCATCATCCTTATGGTTTTAATGAGGCTCAACGCATTGCTTCATCTGCCTCTCATGCTGTTCCGCAAAGTGGTTCTGAGCTACTGCACGATCCTGTTCACACACGCAGGACAGATGCTGCCCTAGACCAAAATTATCCGGGAAATACCGGGGGGTGGCGTACTGAGCATATTCAGGAACCCATGCCTACTGAGCAGATTCCTTCCGGCACGCCGCGTACTCGTGAGCAGCCATCGTTTAACCCGGATCGTGCGCTAGCGCTGAACCCGCACTACACATTTGATTCTTATGTGGTCAGCGATTCCAATAAGTTACCCTGCTCAGCAGCGATTGCTGTAGCAGAAAAGCCAGCCCGTGCTTACAATCCTCTTTTTATTTGGGGAGACTCAGGTTTAGGCAAAACCCACCTTATGCATGCAGTGGGTAACTACGCTCAATATTTAAATCCGCGTCTTCGCATTAAATATGTTTCTAGTGAGGAATTCACTAATGAATATATCAATTCAGTGCGAGATGACAGGCAGGAAGCATTCAAGCGTAAATATCGTGAACTAGATATCTTGATGGTCGATGATATTCAGTTCCTCCAGGGAAAAGAAGGAACCCAGGAAGAATTTTTTCATACGTTTAATGCGCTGTATCAGGCAAATAAACAGATTGTTTTATCCTCAGACAGGCCTCCGAAACAGCTGACTACCTTGGAAGATCGGCTACGTACGCGATTCCAGGCTGGCCTTATTGCAGATATTTACCCGCCAGATTTAGAAACTCGAATTGCGATTTTGATGAAGAAGGCGGCGTCGGAAAGCATTGTTGCTGATCGTGAGGCTATCGAGCTGATCGCGAGCCGTTTTAATACGTCGATCCGCGAATTAGAAGGCGCTTTTATTCGTGTTTCCGCGTATGCCTCGCTGATGTCTCCGGATAAGGGTAAACACCGTATTGATCTGCGGATAGCCGAAAAAGCACTCGAAGATATGATGCCGGAACAAGCAAATGAAGAGATTACGGCAACGACTATCCTTGCAGCTACTGCCGAGTACTTTGAGATGGATGTTAATGCGCTCAAAGGCAGTGGTAAGACTCGTGCAGTCGCGCACGCGCGTCAGCTAGCGATGTACCTTTGCCGCGAGCTTACAGATTTATCGCTGCCTAAGATCGGTGAACAATTTGGCGGTAAAGACCACACCACGGTGATGTATGCGGATCGAAAGATTCGTAAAGAAATCACCGAGAAGAAAGAAACTTATGATGAGATTCAGCTGCTCACGCAGCAGATTAAGAGTTCTTCTCGCGGATAAGCTCGTTACTAGTCTCTAAATAAAACTGCCTCCCAGAAAACAGTGGGAGGCAGTTTTATTTTGCCTTTTCGCACGGTCACAAAGATTTTAAAAGTAGTCCACAGAGTTATACACGCTGTGTAATTACAAACTTGTAATTCAGTGATACTCGACACATTTTTGGGATTTCCGACACCGAAAAACGTCTGTGGATAAAGCCCACATAAATGTGCAAGAATCAGCCCTGACCTGGGGATAAAATGTGGATAATCAGCCGGGGTAAAAAGTTATCCACAGGGCGTACATGTTATCCACCGAAATTCCACAGCCCCCTTCACAACTCAAAAATCTGCAACGACCGTAGGATTTCCCTCTCATTTCACAGAGTGCACAGGACTTACTGTTATTACCAACGATTTACTCTTAAAGGAACTAAGTAGAAAGAGGGGCTGGGGAATAACAACTTTTGCGGCTCGGCCTGCGGACTCGTTGGATTCTTGAAATTACAAAAATCTGGTGCTGCGGAGTTTTGCAGCCGAGCCAACCCGGGTACGGTTAGGTCTTGTAATTCCAAGATTCACTCAAGCGAGGAGCCCTCATACGCATGGACGCACAAGCTGTCTCATTCCGGGTCGAGAAGGAAGACCTTTCAGGTGCAGTGAGCTGGGTTGCGCGTAACCTGCCCACAAAGCCCACCCAACCCGTACTACGAGCCGTAGTCATCACAGCCGATGATGAAGGTCTAGAGTTTGCCGGCTTTGACTATGAGATCTCTACAAAAGTTCGTATTTCTGCAGATGTAAGCCAACCTGGACGAATAGCCGTTGCAGGAAAGCTGCTTTCAGACATCATCGGGACTTTGCCAGCAAAACCAGTAGAAATTTTTGTAGAGGGTAGCCAAGCTCTTGTGGTCTGTGGATCCTCTCGTTTTGAGCTTCCGCTTATTCCCTTGGACGAATATCCGATTTTGCCTAAGCTGCCTGCAGCAACAGGCGCCATCGATCCTAAACTTTTCGCAGACGCAGTGCTCCAAGTCGCAGCAGCAGCCGGAAAAGATGACACGCTGCCTATGCTGACCGGTATCCACATGGAGATCGACGGGGAAGACGTCACCCTCACAGCCACTGACCGCTTCCGTCTAGCTTTGCGACGTTTCCAATGGACTCCCGCTGTCCCCGACGCCAAGGCTGATCTGTTGATCCCCGCGAAAAATCTCTCGGACAACGCCCGAAGCCTTGATCAAAACTCGACTGATCCCGTGGAAATTGCCGTCGGCGCCGGGGAAAGCATCGGTTCAGAAGGCCTTTTTGGCATTCATATCGATAGCCGACAGACCACAACCCGTATGCTAGACGCGGATTTCCCCAATGTGAATCCGCTGCTGCCTAAAGTCCATAAGTCAATGGCAAGCGTTGAAATTTCCGCATTAGCAGACGCAATTCGCCGTGTTGCTTTAGTTGCTGAAAGAAACGCGCAGATCAGACTCCAATTTTCTAAGAACGAAGTGATTTTGTCGGCGGGCGGATCTGATGCCGGCCACGCAGAAGAATCGGTTCCTTGTGCATATACAGGCGATGAGGATTTCCTGATCGCTTTTAACTCCGGTTACTTACGCGATGGTCTAAGCGTGATCAAGACAAACCGCGTGGTCTTCGGATTTACCGAGCCTTCTCGTCCTGCAATCATGATCCCGGAACCCGAGGAGCTGCCGGAAGCTGATTCTGATGGCACGTTCCCCACGCCTAATACTGACTTCACATACCTTTTGATGCCGGTTCGACTACCAGGATAAAAGCGAAAACTGCTGGTGAGAGGCTCCCTGCTTCTCACCAAAGACAGCAAGCCAGAGGTAATTACCGTGTACATTCGCGAGCTATCGCTCCGAGATTTTCGTTCGTGGGCAGACTGCCACGTGAATCTTGAACCGGGTGTCACGGTTTTTGTCGGACGCAATGGTTTTGGAAAGACAAACATTGTTGAGGCCATCGGATATATTGCGCATTTGGGTTCTCATCGAGTCTCCCAAGACTCTCCGCTAGTTCACCAAGGCAAAGACTCTGCCCGGGTATCTGTTACTGCTGTTAACCAGGGGCGTGAGCTCACCGCTCATATGCTGATTAAAAGTAAGGGCACCAATCAGGCTCAGATCAATAGAACCCGATTGAAGTCTCCTAGAGGCCTTTTAGGCGTGGTTCGGACTGTCTTGTTTTCTCCTGAGGACCTGAGCCTAGTCCGTGGTGAGCCGGGGGAGCGTCGACGCTATCTAGATCATATTGTTGCTACGAGAAAACCCCGGTTAGCTGGCGTAAAAGCTGATTATGACAAAGTTTTAAAGCAACGAAATTCGCTGTTAAAAACAGCTAGTGCATCGCTTCGCCGAGGTTACGGCGCGGATGATGGAACTCTATGCACACTGGACGTGTGGGATGCTCAGCTTGCTCGGCTTGGCAGCGAGCTCATACACGCTCGACACAGCCTCGTTGAAGAGCTCACTCCGCTTGTTCACTCCGCATATGCCCGAATTGCTCCTGAGTCACGGCCAGCTCGCATTAACTATGAATCTACGGTTCCTGTGCCGGTTGCTGTAACGGATGCCGAGGAGGCGTCGTCAAGCATTCCTGACCTGGATGTACTGGAAGCCTCCATGCTTTCGCAACTGGGAGTGCAGCGAAAAAAGGAGATTGATAGGGGATTAACCCTGGTAGGGCCACATCGAGACGACTTAGCCGTTTTATTGGGCGACTATCCAGCTAAAGGTTACGCAAGCCACGGGGAAACCTGGTCGATGGCGTTAGCTTTGCGGTTAGCAGAATTTCACCTGCTTAGTGCAGACGGTTCTGAGCCTATTCTGATACTCGACGATGTTTTCGCGGAACTAGACTCCAAACGCAGACAAAAACTCGTGGGGATAGCCATGGAAGCAGAACAAGTACTGATTACGGCCGCTGTAGGTGACGATCTGCCAGATAACTTGGCAGAATCAGTGGTACATCGTCATACGGTGACCATGACCGATACATCAGAAGGGCGTATTTCTGAGTTGGACAAGGAAGGAACGAGCGATGAGCAATAAACCTGCTGATGCTGGATCAGAAGATCCCGTAGCAGAGGCATTTGCTGCTATTCGTGCGGAAGCCCAGCGGCGCACAGGGCGCATCCCCGATCTCTCCGTCCAAGCTCCGCGTTCTGGTTTAAAGCTTAATCACGCCCCAGCTGCACCTCGCAAACACCAAAAAACAGGAAAACCAACTGGCCTGGATGGTCGCAGATTACGTCGCTCTTACGACGTTGAGCCCGTGGGATCTGTGCTGAGCAAAGAAATTCAACGCAGGGGTTGGAAACACGGGATTGCCGGCGGCTGGGTGCATTCGCACTGGGATGAACTGGTGGGAGAAAAAATAGCAGCACACACTAAAGTAGAAATGCTCAAGGATAAGTCCCTTTTTATATCCTGTAATTCTACAGCTTGGGCCACAAATTTACGCATGATGCAGCGTACTATTTTGCAGGCTATTGCGGAGAAAGTGGGACCTGACGTAGTGGCCGAGCTCAAAATTTTTGGCCCTAAGACACCTAGCTGGCGCCATGGTCCGTTACATGTGAAAGGTCGCGGTCCACGCGATACATACGGATAAACCGGGGAGAACTGTTATGGAAACGTCTAATTCACCCCTATTTTGCCGTTGTAAGCGTGTGAATGCATTCCCTGTAGGGAGGTAGGCAGTGTAAGATGGAACGGTCTAAGCGTATTTAATAACAAGGAGTGCTCGTTCCGTGGCAACCGCTGAACATGAATATGGCGCCTCATCCATTACGATCCTTGAGGGTCTAGAGGCTGTACGTAAGCGCCCCGGTATGTACATCGGCTCGACCGGTGAACGCGGCCTACACCATTTGGTGTGGGAGGTCGTGGATAACTCCGTAGACGAGGCAATGGCTGGTCACGCCACGCACGTTGACGTCACTCTGTTGGAAGACGGCGGAGTGGAGGTCGTGGATAACGGCCGAGGCATCCCCGTCGATATGCATGCCTCTGGTGCACCGACGGTTCAGGTCGTTATGACGCAGCTCCATGCTGGTGGCAAATTCGATTCTGATTCCTATGCGGTTTCCGGTGGTCTCCACGGCGTGGGTATCTCTGTGGTCAACGCTCTATCCACTCGCGTTGAGGCCGACATTAAACTTCATGGCAAACATTGGTATCAAAACTTCTCCAATGCCGTTCCAGACGAGCTAGTCCAAGGTGGAAATGCACGGGGAACAGGAACCACCATTCGGTTCTGGCCAGATGCTGAGATCTTTGAAACCACCACCTTTAAGTTCGACATCATCGCTCGTCGTTTGCAGGAAATGGCGTTCCTGAATAAGGGACTGACCCTTTCTCTGACGGATAAGCGCGTGAGCGATGAAGAACTTGAGCTGGAGGCAATCGCTGATGAAGGCGATACTGCAGAGAACGTTTCTCTAGAAAAAATAGACTCCGATGCCGATGGGAACATTGAAGCCCCTGCTGCTCCGAAGAAACGGGAGAAGAAAAAGGTCTTTTATTACCCCGAGGGACTCAAAGACTATGTCGCGCATCTGAATAAATCTAAGCAGGTCATTCACCCCACTATCGTTGCCTTTGAAGCCAAAGGTGATGATCACGAGGTTGAAGTGGCTATGCAATGGAACAATGGTTATGCGCAAAGCGTGCATACCTTTGCCAACACCATCAACACGATTGAAGGTGGCACCCATGAAGAAGGGTTCCGTGCCGCGCTTACAACGTTGATGAACCGCTACGCGCGTGAACACCGACTGCTCAAAGAAAAAGAATCTAATCTCACTGGTGACGATTGCCGTGAAGGGCTTTCCGCAGTTATTTCCGTCAGAGTGGGTGATCCCCAATTTGAAGGGCAGACTAAGACAAAACTCGGTAATACTGAGGTAAAAGGCTTTGTTCAGCGCATGGTCAATGAGCATGTAGCAGATTGGCTGGACGCTAACCCCGCAGAAGCAAAGACCATTATCAATAAAGCCGTGTCTTCTGCTCATGCGCGTATGGCGGCACGTAAAGCCCGTGATCTGGTGCGCCGTAAATCTGCAACGGATCTTGGTGGTCTTCCAGGTAAATTGGCAGATTGCCGCTCCAAGGACCCGGTGAAGTCTGAACTTTATGTGGTAGAGGGCGATTCTGCAGGTGGTTCCGCTAAAGCCGGTCGAGATTCCCTATACCAGGCTATCCTTCCGTTGCGTGGAAAAATCCTGAATGTGGAAAAAGCACGGTTGGATAAGGTGCTCAAGAACGCCGAGGTTCAGGCAATTATTACTGCTTTGGGCACAGGCATCCATGATGAGTTTGACATCAACAAGCTGCGGTACCACAAGATTGTTCTTATGGCCGATGCTGACGTTGACGGATCCCACATTGCTACGCTGCTGCTTACCTTGTTGTTCCGATTCATGCCACAGCTTATCGAGGAAGGCCACGTTTATCTGGCTCAACCGCCGCTGTACAAGCTCAAGTGGGGTAAGGGCGACCCCGGCTTTGCTTATTCGGATGCCGAGCGCGACTCGCTTTTGGAAGAAGGCTTAGCGCAGGGGCGCAAGATCAACAAAGATGATGGAATCCAGCGTTATAAGGGTCTAGGCGAGATGAACGCCAGCGAGCTGTGGGAAACCACGCTTGACCCCGAGTTCCGCGTACTGCGCCGAGTGGACATCAATGATGCACAGCGTGCTGATGAAATTTTCTCCATCCTGATGGGCGATGACGTTGCAGCTCGTCGTAGCTTTATCACGCGTAGAGCAAAAGACGTTCGCTTCCTTGACATTTAGGCTAAGAGACTAAAAAACAGGTCGACTCCGAGAAAACTTCGGAGTCGACCTGAACGCGTTTAGTAGTAGATCTACGCGCTGTTACATATGGTTTTGCATGATACGTCCAAGGCCTTCGACATTGGGCTCGATGAATCCGGCAGCTTTGCCGCGAAGCGAGCTATATGCCTTTTTAAGCGCCGGAACGTCGATTTTTTCTGCGTTACGGTCAGCCATAACAAGCAATTCGCTGGATACCTCTGTTTTGCGTTCTGCAAGGAAAACACCAAAATCAGTGGCGCCTGATTCTTCGAACTGAGTCCAATAAGGATCCAGAACCTCGATGACATCGGGGAGGAGGCGGTTAGCAGCTTTTGTGACGATATCGCTGTTGACTGCTTTTGCTGCCCCTATGGCACCTTTAAATGCCATTCCGGAGATTCCTTTTTGCTCAGCAACGGTTGTCTCGATGAATGCAGAAAGCTCTGCGCCCACGGTGGCATGCTTGGTTTCGAGGAGGGACTTCAGACTCGACATATATGTATGTGACCTTTCACAATGATGGCTTATACAGAGATACTTAGGTTATCGCTTGATTATATATAAAGCGACCTCCGTTGTTGGCCACACCAGAGATTGATATGCCCAACAACGGAGGTCGCTCGCGTTGTCATTCTTCCGCCACAGGAAACGCATTTTTTGAACAGTCGAATTATTCACTGCCGTTTACTGTAATCACAACAGTCACAGATGTTACATGATTTAACTCTTTTGCGGCAATAAAATGACGCAAAAACATCTGCCCTGCTTGCCTTTTGTTATTAAAACTATTTCTGTGGGGCTCTAAAAGCTAAGCGTTCAAGTCTTTTAATACCCGGGAAAGAAATATTCCGAAAGATTCGTTGCCTCTGGTGAGCGGGGATACCTGGGGGACGAAAGATCGGAGATATTCCGACTGCTGCGCAGGTGAGGAAAAGGGGGAGGATCCTTCAAAGGAAGCTGTTGTCACTGCTGCGATTGCCGCAATTGCGGCAAAGTCGTTGATTGTGGCGTTGCAGGTGCTGCAGAAGTCGTCGGCAAGCATAAGTACCTGCTCTGGAGACAGGCCTCTCATGGCCGGTTTCCGCGTATGCGGCGTTCAGTAGCTGTGAATGCGGGGAGGTGGGCGCGGGCCAACTCGCGTATTTCAGAGTCTGCTAGAGCGCGTACTGCGGTGTTGATGATGGCTCGCACAGCTGCTTCGTGTTTGCTGGATCCTTGAATTTCGGCGAGCAGTGTAAGAGCCCGGTCCTGTTCTGGGGTTAGTCGTAGAGTCATTGCCACAGGGGAATGGTATCAGTTTGGTAGCAAAAATAGGGCTAGATATGTCTAGATCACGCTTTAATGGGGTACTGGGCAGGTTTAACAGATAGAATCGAAGAGTTAAGTTCTCAGCGACATATTCGAACCGCTGTGTAAGGCTGTTCGGACATACCTAGAAAAGGTGACATATGAGCGACGATCTCTTGGGCGGCGAGGGATTCGATCGGATTCATCCGATCGACCTCAACGAGGAGATGGAGACCAGCTACATCGATTATGCGATGTCAGTTATTGTCGGACGTGCTTTGCCGGAGGTCCGTGATGGACTGAAGCCGGTACACCGCCGCATTCTTTACGCAATGTATGACTCTGGTTATCGCCCAGAACGCGGATACGTAAAATCCGCCCGTCCAGTGTCGGATACCATGGGTCAATTCCACCCTCATGGCGACTCAGCGATTTATGACACCCTGGTTCGTCTTGCCCAAGATTGGAACATGCGTTATCCGCTTGTCGACGGCCAAGGTAACTTCGGTTCCCGCGGTAACGACGGCCCCGCCGCCATGCGTTATACGGAGTGTCGACTCACTCCGTTGGCTATGGAAATGGTCCGGGATATTCGCGAAAATACCGTCGATTTTTCCCCAAACTATGACGGTAAAACCCAAGAACCGGATGTTCTTCCATCGCGCGTTCCTAACCTTTTGATGAACGGCTCAAACGGCATCGCCGTGGGTATGGCAACCAACATCCCGCCTCACAATCTCAACGAGCTTGCCGACGCCATCTTCTGGCTCCTGGAAAACCCAGATGCGGATGAAGCCGCAGCTCTTGAAGCATGCATGTCCTATGTAAAGGGGCCGGATTTCCCTACCTCTGGGCAGATCGTTGGTTCTCAAGGTATCAATGACGCCTACACCACTGGCCGCGGATCTATTCGTATGCGGGGTGTGACTTCCATTGAGGAAGAAGGTAGTCGCCAGATCATTGTGATCACGGAGCTTCCGTATCAGGTGAATCCGGACAATATGATTTCTAACATCGCGGAGCAGGTGCGTGATGGAAAACTTGCCGGTATCTCCAAGATCGAGGATGAGTCCTCGGATCGCGTGGGTATGCGTATCGTGGTCACACTTAAGCGCGACGCCGTGCCGCGCGTTGTACTGAATAACCTGTACAAGCATTCCCAGCTGCAGACTAACTTTGGCGCGAATATGCTTTCCATCGTTGATGGCGTGCCACGCACCTTACGTCTAGATCAGATGCTGCGTTATTACGTTACGCATCAGATTGAAGTCATTGTTCGTCGTACACAGCATCGCCTCGAAGAAGCTGAGAAGCGTGCTCATATTCTGCGTGGTCTGGTTAAGGCCCTGGATATGCTCGACGAGGTTATTGCTTTGATCCGACGGTCGGCCACAGTTGACGTTGCGCGCAGCGGATTGATCGACCTGCTTACTATCGATGAGATTCAAGCTGATGCTATTTTGGCTATGCAATTGCGCCGTTTGGCAGCTCTTGAGCGACAGAAGATCATCGATGAGCTGGCAGAAATTGAAATTGAAATTGCTGATTACAAGGATATCCTTGCTAAGCCGGAGCGTCAGCGTGCCATCGTTCGCGATGAGCTTAAAGAGATCGTGACTAAGTACGGCGATGAGCGTCGTACGCAAATTATTGCGGCCACGGGGGACGTTACTGAAGAAGACCTCATTGCTCGTGAAAACGTGGTGGTGACCATTACTTCTACCGGTTACGCTAAGCGCACCAAAGTGGATGCTTATAAGTCTCAGCGTCGTGGAGGTAAAGGCGTACGCGGCGCAGAGCTTAAGCAGGATGACGTGGTTCGGCACTTCTTTGTCTGCTCCACGCACGACTGGATCTTGTTCTTTACCAACTTTGGCCGAGTCTATCGGCTCAAAGCATACGAGCTCCCAGAAGCTTCCCGTACCGCGCGCGGCCAACATGTGGCTAACTTGCTGGAATTCCAGCCGGAAGAGCGCATTGCTCAGGTTATCCAGCTGCAGTCGTATGAAGACGCCCCATACCTGGTACTCGCCACTGCTCAGGGGCGTGTAAAGAAGTCGCGCCTGTCCGACTATGAGTCCAACCGTTCCGGTGGTTTGATTGCTATCAACCTGGGAGAAGAAGACAAACTTATTGGTGCAGCTCTTTGCTCCAATGATGACGAGCTGCTCTTGGTCTCTGAAGAAGGCCAGTCGATCAGGTTCAGCGCTGATGATGATCAGTTGCGTCCTATGGGGCGTGCTACAGCTGGCGTGAAGGGCATGCGTTTCCGAGGCGACGATCAGCTGCTGGCTATGACCGTAGTGCGTTCGGATGCTTATCTTCTTGTCGCAACGTCAGGCGGCTATGGAAAGCGCACTTCGCTTGAGGAATACTCCCAGCAGGGTCGTGGTGGACTTGGCGTGGTTACCTTCAAGTACACGCCAAAGCGTGGCAAGCTTATCGCTGCGGTGGTCGTTGATGAAGATGACCAGATCTTTGCTATCACATCCGCGGGCGGAGTTATCCGTACTGAGGTCAACCAGATTCGCCCAAGTTCGCGAGCCACCATGGGTGTACGCTTGGTCAATCTAGAAGACGGTGTGGAGCTGCTTGCTATCGACCGCAACGTTGAAGGTGAAGGCGAAGAAACTGCTGAGGCAGTTGCCACGGGAGCTATCGACGGTCCCGCAGATCGTGGTCGTCAGACCGAAGTGAACATTGAGCCTGAAGGAGCAGACCAGTAATGGCAACACGTCATGTTGTTATAACTCGAATTTCGCCTGTGTCGGCGTTTAAGACCGCTCTATCTTTGTCCCTTATCGGTTTAGCTGCCTGGGTCATTTGCGTGGCGCTTTTATATCTTGGAATGCAGGCTGTAGGCGTATGGGACAACGTCAACGAGGTTATTGGTGGCGTTGGTGGTAGCCAAATAGTTACGTTTGGTCTAGTCCTCAGCGTGGCTGCGTTGATGGGTGCTATTACCTCCATCATCGTGACTGTTCTCGCGCCTCTCGGTGCGATTATCTACAACGCAATCGTGGATCTCTTCGGTGGCCTTGCCATCACGTATCGTGAAGAAAACGATTAGTTAGGTGTTGTGACATAAAACGAGGCCTCTTGCTGCGGACATGGAAAACATGATTCCCCGGCAAGAGGCTGTCTTTATTGTCTTTTGTAATGGGATAGCGGTTGTTGGAAGTGTGTAAATATGTGCTATAAGCAGGCGATTTGCTAACTTTCATGGTTTCTAGGTAAAGTTCTATCTCGTTCCCAGGGCCTATAGCTCAGTCGGTTAGAGCGCATCGCTGATAACGATGAGGTCGCAAGTTCGATTCTTGCTAGGCCCACCAGGAACAACGGGGCATTAGCTCAATTGGTAGAGCACCTGCTTTGCAAGCAGGAGGTCAGGAGTTCGATTCTCCTATGCTCCACAGACAAGGACCCAAGCTTAAAGCTTGGGTCCTTTTTGTTGTAATGATCTTAGGCACATCCCCTTAAAGCACTTTTGCGTCGATATTAGAATGGGCTAAATGACTAGAGTTTCGACGCCTCGGAAATCCCGTCGCTCGCCAGGATGGATACCTAACCAGCATGGGGCATGGTTTATGGTGACTGTTCCTGCCATCATCGGC
This genomic window contains:
- the gyrA gene encoding DNA gyrase subunit A, translating into MSDDLLGGEGFDRIHPIDLNEEMETSYIDYAMSVIVGRALPEVRDGLKPVHRRILYAMYDSGYRPERGYVKSARPVSDTMGQFHPHGDSAIYDTLVRLAQDWNMRYPLVDGQGNFGSRGNDGPAAMRYTECRLTPLAMEMVRDIRENTVDFSPNYDGKTQEPDVLPSRVPNLLMNGSNGIAVGMATNIPPHNLNELADAIFWLLENPDADEAAALEACMSYVKGPDFPTSGQIVGSQGINDAYTTGRGSIRMRGVTSIEEEGSRQIIVITELPYQVNPDNMISNIAEQVRDGKLAGISKIEDESSDRVGMRIVVTLKRDAVPRVVLNNLYKHSQLQTNFGANMLSIVDGVPRTLRLDQMLRYYVTHQIEVIVRRTQHRLEEAEKRAHILRGLVKALDMLDEVIALIRRSATVDVARSGLIDLLTIDEIQADAILAMQLRRLAALERQKIIDELAEIEIEIADYKDILAKPERQRAIVRDELKEIVTKYGDERRTQIIAATGDVTEEDLIARENVVVTITSTGYAKRTKVDAYKSQRRGGKGVRGAELKQDDVVRHFFVCSTHDWILFFTNFGRVYRLKAYELPEASRTARGQHVANLLEFQPEERIAQVIQLQSYEDAPYLVLATAQGRVKKSRLSDYESNRSGGLIAINLGEEDKLIGAALCSNDDELLLVSEEGQSIRFSADDDQLRPMGRATAGVKGMRFRGDDQLLAMTVVRSDAYLLVATSGGYGKRTSLEEYSQQGRGGLGVVTFKYTPKRGKLIAAVVVDEDDQIFAITSAGGVIRTEVNQIRPSSRATMGVRLVNLEDGVELLAIDRNVEGEGEETAEAVATGAIDGPADRGRQTEVNIEPEGADQ
- a CDS encoding DUF3566 domain-containing protein, with protein sequence MATRHVVITRISPVSAFKTALSLSLIGLAAWVICVALLYLGMQAVGVWDNVNEVIGGVGGSQIVTFGLVLSVAALMGAITSIIVTVLAPLGAIIYNAIVDLFGGLAITYREEND